A single window of Montipora capricornis isolate CH-2021 chromosome 14, ASM3666992v2, whole genome shotgun sequence DNA harbors:
- the LOC138033325 gene encoding uncharacterized protein, with protein MAAQPMEPDLEGGSKARDHQECLTKRLALWKDGKIAELLREGRSVQKRLVRSHQKKGPPHKAKIFAKLVMEGQINSALRYLTDDGCGGVLSLNDDVMKQLHEKHPKAQPAKLGSLLFGPVDEVHESVYNEITGEMIREAALRTKGAGGPSNVDANGFQRILASKSFKKSASNLCDALATLTRRLCTEYIDPATIEPILASRLIPLDKGNGEVRPIGVGEVIRRIIGKCVTKVVKRDILESSGSLQVCAGHKSGSEAAVHAMNSLFQHEETDAVLLVDASNAFNSLNRAAALHNIRIVCPAVAIFAINTYRASARLFVTGGKELVSAEGTTQGDPLAMCLYALSLQPLISRLRAVSQVKQCWFADDATGCGSIQNIKVWWDELTVAGPDLGYYPNAGKCWLVTKPEKEETARSIFEETAINITTEGRKHLGAALGSRSYLEQYVNGKVEEWVGKVTKLAEFALSQPQACYAAFTYGLKHRWTYFLRTLPDLEDLLAPLERAIADVLIPSITGHYCTQGERELLALPVRMGGMGLTNPSQEAASEYVASAKISGPLAQRIKSQVHEPPDEREVHAAQREMCQVKNRYLKEKLDQVKGSVSGKTLRAVDLATQKGASSWLTVVPIRDMNFDLNKSEFRDAVKLRYEWDVPDMPSVCVCGDHFNVDHAMICKRGGFVIQRHNELRDLQAEMLRMVCNGVETEPVLQDITGEELNRGANTAPDARLDNVARGFWERQRSAFFDVRICHPNADSYRDMDLNQIYRQHETEKKRQYASRVLEVEQATFTPLVFSTTGGMAPECKRYHSRLAELLATKKGESYATTMSWISARVSFALLRSALLCLRGSRAKRRIHLELPDIDFDIERGHANIP; from the exons ATGGCCGCGCAGCCCATG GAACCTGACCTAGAAGGTGGA TCTAAGGCAAGGGATCATCAAGAATGCTTAACGAAGAGGTTGGCGCTGTGGAAAGATGGTAAAATAGCTGAGCTGTTACGAGAGGGGCGATCGGTCCAAAAACGCCTAGTTAGATCTCACCAGAAAAAAGGTCCTCCAcacaaagcaaaaatatttgcgaaACTCGTTATGGAAGGTCAGATAAACTCCGCCCTACGGTACCTAACCGATGATGGCTGTGGAGGTGTATTGTCTCTGAATGATGACGTTATGAAGCAACTGCATGAGAAGCACCCAAAAGCGCAACCAGCAAAGCTGGGATCGTTGCTTTTTGGCCCAGTTGATGAGGTTCACGAGTCAGTTTATAATGAGATAACTGGCGAGATGATTAGAGAAGCAGCActaagaacaaaaggagctgGAGGTCCCTCGAATGTGGACGCAAATGGCTTCCAAAGGATTCTTGCTAGCAAATCATTCAAGAAGTCTGCCTCTAATTTGTGCGATGCTCTTGCAACTCTGACTCGCCGATTGTGCACAGAGTACATTGATCCCGCGACTATTGAACCGATTCTAGCGAGTCGTCTTATCCCATTGGATAAGGGTAACGGTGAAGTCCGGCCAATAGGTGTGGGGGAAGTAATcagaagaattattggaaagtgCGTGACAAAGGTTGTGAAACGAGATATTCTAGAGTCGAGTGGCTCGCTTCAGGTTTGCGCTGGACACAAATCCGGGAGTGAGGCCGCAGTCCACGCAATGAACAGCTTATTCCAGCACGAGGAAACCGATGCAGTGCTCCTAGTGGATGCGTCAAATGCATTCAACTCACTAAATCGAGCTGCCGCCCTTCACAATATCAGGATTGTTTGCCCAGCGGTAGCTATATTTGCAATCAATACCTATCGAGCTTCAGCGCGACTATTTGTAACGGGGGGTAAAGAGCTTGTTTCTGCGGAGGGTACAACGCAAGGCGATCCCTTAGCTATGTGCTTGTATGCCCTCAGTCTACAGCCGCTGATCTCTCGTCTACGGGCAGTTAGTCAAGTCAAACAATGCTGGTTTGCAGATGATGCGACTGGGTGTGGATCAATACAGAACATCAAGGTGTGGTGGGATGAGTTGACAGTGGCCGGACCGGACTTAGGATACTATCCTAATGCTGGAAAATGCTGGCTTGTTACAAAGCCTGAAAAGGAGGAGACCGCTAGGAGCATCTTTGAAGAAACGGCAATCAACATCACCACAGAAGGTCGGAAGCACCTGGGTGCAGCGCTGGGCTCCAGATCCTATCTTGAGCAGTACGTTAACGGTAAAGTTGAGGAATGGGTGGGGAAAGTGACAAAATTGGCTGAGTTTGCTTTGTCGCAGCCCCAGGCTTGTTACGCGGCGTTCACTTATGGATTAAAACATCGCTGGACGTACTTTCTGAGGACCCTGCCTGATTTAGAAGATCTACTAGCACCTCTAGAGCGCGCAATAGCTGATGTCCTCATACCGTCCATCACAGGGCACTATTGTACACAAGGTGAACGGGAGCTGCTGGCCCTGCCGGTGAGAATGGGAGGTATGGGCCTAACAAATCCAAGTCAAGAAGCAGCCTCAGAGTATGTAGCATCTGCTAAGATCTCTGGACCATTAGcccaacgaataaaatcacagGTGCACGAGCCACCAGACGAAAGGGAAGTACACGCTGCGCAACGAGAGATGTGCCAAGTGAAGAATCGATATCTGAAGGAGAAACTTGATCAGGTGAAGGGCTCCGTTTCTGGAAAAACTCTGAGAGCTGTGGACCTTGCCACTCAGAAAGGTGCTTCTAGCTGGCTTACTGTTGTGCCAATTAGAGATATGAACTTTGACCTAAATAAGAGTGAATTTCGAGATGCGGTGAAACTGAGATATGAATGGGACGTACCTGATATGCCCTCTGTTTGTGTTTGCGGGGACCACTTTAATGTGGATCACGCTATGATATGCAAAAGGGGCGGTTTTGTCATCCAACGCCATAATGAACTAAGGGATCTGCAGGCGGAAATGCTTCGCATGGTGTGCAATGGCGTTGAAACTGAACCAGTTTTACAAGACATCACAGGAGAAGAGCTGAATAGGGGGGCCAACACCGCACCAGATGCGCGACTGGACAATGTAGCAAGGGGATTCTGGGAAAGGCAGAGGTCGGCTTTCTTCGATGTAAGAATTTGCCACCCAAATGCAGACTCTTACAGGGATATGGATCTAAACCAGATTTACAGGCAACATGAAACCGAGAAGAAGCGCCAGTACGCTAGCCGAGTTCTAGAAGTGGAGCAAGCTACATTCACACCATTAGTTTTTAGTACGACAGGTGGAATGGCGCCAGAATGTAAGCGATACCACAGTAGGCTTGCTGAATTACTTGCTACAAAGAAGGGGGAAAGCTACGCGACTACCATGTCCTGGATTAGCGCTAGGGTGTCTTTTGCATTGCTGAGATCAGCATTACTGTGCTTGAGAGGTTCGCGAGCTAAGAGGAGGATCCATCTAGAATTGCCGGACATTGACTTTGACATCGAGAGAGGACATGCAAATATTCCTTGA